One segment of Micromonospora parathelypteridis DNA contains the following:
- a CDS encoding PhoH family protein has translation MTTRRTTAGADQTPAATATTRRATRSRRSAAAAPADPKEPRPAGQAFVLDTSVLLSDPAAFHRFAEHEVVLPLVVITELEGKRHHPELGWFARQSLRMLDDLRVRHGRLDRPVPANDVGGTLRVELNHTDDGVLPPGFRTESNDARILSVALNLAAEGREVTLVSKDMPLRVKAASVGLRADEYRHGQASDPTWTGMSEMELSEEQIGQLYAGEALDLDEAAGLPCHTGLVLHSGRGSALGRVLADKSVRLVRGDREAFGLHGRSAEQRVALDLLLDEAIGIVSLGGRAGTGKSALALCAGLEAVMERRRHKKVIVFRPLYAVGGQELGYLPGSESEKMSPWAQAVFDTLGAVVHENVLEEVTSRGILEVLPLTHIRGRSLHDAYVIVDEAQSLERGVLLTVLSRIGQGSRVVLTHDVAQRDNLRVGRHDGVTAVIEALKGHPLFAHVTLSRSERSPIAAMVTDLLEDIPI, from the coding sequence GTGACGACTCGCCGTACCACCGCCGGTGCCGACCAGACCCCGGCCGCGACTGCCACGACCCGCCGCGCCACCAGGAGCCGCCGCTCGGCGGCCGCCGCGCCGGCCGACCCGAAGGAGCCGCGACCAGCCGGCCAGGCCTTTGTCCTGGACACTTCCGTGCTGCTCTCCGACCCGGCGGCATTCCACCGGTTCGCGGAGCATGAGGTGGTGCTGCCTCTGGTGGTCATCACCGAACTGGAAGGCAAGCGGCACCATCCGGAGCTGGGCTGGTTCGCCCGGCAGTCGCTACGGATGCTCGACGACCTACGGGTCCGGCATGGCCGACTCGACCGACCGGTGCCCGCCAACGATGTCGGCGGCACCCTGCGGGTGGAGCTCAACCACACCGACGACGGTGTGTTGCCGCCCGGGTTCCGCACCGAGAGCAACGACGCCCGGATCCTCTCCGTCGCACTCAACCTCGCGGCCGAGGGGCGGGAGGTGACCCTGGTCAGCAAGGACATGCCGCTGCGGGTCAAGGCGGCCTCGGTGGGCCTGCGCGCCGACGAGTACCGCCACGGCCAGGCCAGTGACCCGACCTGGACGGGCATGTCGGAGATGGAGCTGAGCGAGGAGCAGATCGGCCAGTTGTACGCCGGCGAGGCGCTCGATCTCGACGAGGCTGCCGGGCTGCCCTGCCACACCGGCCTGGTGCTGCACTCGGGTCGCGGCTCCGCGCTCGGTCGGGTGCTGGCGGACAAGTCGGTTCGGTTGGTCCGGGGCGACCGGGAGGCGTTCGGGTTGCACGGCCGCTCGGCCGAGCAGCGCGTCGCTCTCGACCTGCTGCTCGACGAGGCGATCGGGATCGTCTCGCTGGGTGGCCGAGCCGGCACCGGCAAGTCGGCGCTGGCGCTCTGCGCCGGGCTGGAGGCGGTGATGGAGCGCCGCCGGCACAAGAAGGTGATCGTGTTCCGCCCGCTGTACGCCGTCGGTGGCCAGGAGTTGGGCTACCTGCCGGGGTCGGAGTCGGAGAAGATGTCGCCGTGGGCCCAGGCGGTCTTCGACACGCTCGGCGCGGTGGTGCATGAGAACGTGCTGGAGGAGGTCACCTCGCGAGGCATCCTCGAGGTGCTGCCGCTGACCCACATCCGGGGGCGCAGCCTGCACGATGCCTACGTGATCGTGGACGAGGCCCAGTCGCTCGAGCGCGGGGTGCTGTTGACCGTGCTGTCCCGGATCGGGCAGGGCTCCCGGGTGGTGCTCACGCACGACGTGGCCCAGCGGGACAATCTGCGGGTCGGCCGGCACGACGGGGTGACCGCTGTTATCGAGGCGCTCAAGGGTCATCCGCTCTTCGCCCACGTCACCCTCAGCCGTTCGGAGCGATCTCCGATCGCCGCGATGGTCACGGATCTCCTAGAGGACATCCCGATCTGA
- a CDS encoding aggregation-promoting factor C-terminal-like domain-containing protein encodes MSRLWSRLGARTAAVALLSVGVAGGFYLGEDRETQQQGLTAQVGLEVDRADLAYQRERQAAHQVKFAQQRAAEYQAKLRAAEAAKEAAERARRAEAAAASRKRERAAANAPAKPYDGPIPASCEEFSGNRKTGCALMIGAGFGIAEFPCLEKLWTKESGWNHKANNGSSGAYGIPQALPGSKMGSVASDWRTNPATQITWGLGYIKGRYKTPCGAWTYFQNNGHY; translated from the coding sequence GTGAGTCGGCTGTGGAGCCGGTTGGGTGCCCGTACGGCTGCTGTGGCGCTGCTCTCCGTGGGCGTCGCCGGTGGCTTCTACCTGGGCGAAGACCGGGAAACCCAGCAACAGGGCCTGACCGCGCAGGTCGGCCTTGAGGTCGACCGGGCCGATCTCGCCTACCAACGCGAGCGGCAGGCCGCCCACCAGGTGAAGTTCGCCCAGCAGCGGGCCGCCGAATACCAGGCCAAGCTACGCGCGGCGGAAGCCGCCAAGGAGGCCGCCGAGCGCGCCCGCAGGGCCGAGGCGGCCGCGGCGTCCCGCAAGCGCGAACGCGCTGCGGCCAACGCCCCCGCCAAGCCGTACGACGGGCCGATCCCGGCGTCCTGCGAGGAGTTCAGCGGCAACCGCAAGACCGGCTGCGCCCTGATGATCGGCGCGGGCTTCGGCATCGCAGAGTTCCCCTGCCTGGAGAAGCTCTGGACCAAGGAGAGCGGTTGGAACCACAAGGCCAACAACGGCTCGTCCGGTGCGTACGGAATCCCGCAGGCACTGCCGGGCAGCAAGATGGGTAGCGTCGCCAGCGACTGGCGGACGAACCCGGCCACCCAGATCACGTGGGGGCTGGGTTACATCAAGGGCAGGTACAAGACGCCCTGCGGAGCCTGGACCTACTTCCAGAACAACGGCCACTACTGA
- a CDS encoding rhomboid family intramembrane serine protease, whose protein sequence is MTLHPSSGDPYRFGTEAFYAALGRAFVAMCAVIPFLFLIEAVDQGLAFGLDATAGIIPQRIDGLDGVFFSPFLHHGFDHLYSNSIPLILLGTFVLAAGARRFLWSTLVIILVSGLGVWFTGSPNSVVVGASGVIFGYLGILLTRGIVERSWWNFAVFLLVGLLYGWQLVGILPTDERISWQGHLFGLLGGVVAAILFRRRRPAVDGPDYSGSTLSLP, encoded by the coding sequence GTGACCCTGCACCCGTCAAGTGGCGACCCCTACCGGTTCGGCACCGAGGCGTTCTACGCCGCCCTCGGTCGGGCGTTCGTCGCCATGTGTGCGGTGATCCCGTTCCTCTTCCTCATCGAAGCCGTCGACCAGGGGCTCGCGTTCGGCCTGGACGCCACCGCCGGCATCATCCCGCAGCGCATCGACGGGTTGGACGGGGTCTTCTTCTCCCCGTTCCTGCACCACGGCTTCGACCACCTCTACAGCAACAGCATCCCGCTGATCCTGCTGGGCACCTTCGTCCTGGCCGCCGGCGCCCGCCGGTTCCTCTGGTCGACCCTGGTCATCATCCTGGTCAGCGGGCTCGGCGTCTGGTTCACCGGCTCACCCAACTCGGTGGTCGTCGGGGCCAGCGGCGTCATTTTCGGCTACCTGGGCATCCTGCTCACCCGGGGCATCGTCGAGCGCAGCTGGTGGAACTTCGCGGTCTTCCTGCTGGTCGGCCTGCTCTACGGCTGGCAACTGGTCGGCATTCTCCCCACCGACGAGCGGATCTCCTGGCAGGGCCACCTGTTCGGGCTGCTCGGCGGGGTGGTGGCGGCGATCCTGTTCCGTCGGCGGCGGCCTGCCGTGGATGGCCCGGACTACTCGGGTTCCACGCTCAGCCTGCCCTGA
- a CDS encoding NAD(P)/FAD-dependent oxidoreductase: MREVDVAVIGAGPAGLFAAYYAGFRGLSVAVIDALPEPGGQVTAMYPEKLILDVAGFPAVKGRDLVANLVAQAAPFAPQYLLGTRAEKLSYADDRPVLGLAGGEQLGCGAVVVTGGLGSFSPRPLPCADGAPGTGIVYFVTDPAELTDRDVLIVGGGDSAFDWALALQPLARSVTLVHRREKFRAHASTVARVLSLPVRVVVNAEVSRLIGDGTVTGAEVTVRGGATETLPVDTVVAALGFTADLGPLAEWGLRLDRRHILVDSAMATNLPRVFAAGDITEYPGKVRLIATGFGEAATAVNNAAVAIDPSAHLFPGHSSDAG, from the coding sequence ATGCGCGAGGTCGATGTCGCCGTGATCGGGGCCGGTCCGGCCGGTCTCTTCGCCGCGTACTACGCGGGTTTCCGGGGTTTGTCGGTGGCGGTGATCGACGCGCTGCCGGAGCCAGGCGGTCAGGTCACCGCCATGTACCCGGAAAAGTTGATCCTCGACGTGGCCGGCTTCCCCGCCGTCAAGGGCCGGGACCTGGTGGCCAACCTGGTCGCCCAGGCCGCCCCGTTCGCGCCCCAGTACCTGCTCGGCACCCGTGCCGAGAAGCTCTCGTACGCCGATGATCGCCCGGTGCTCGGCCTGGCCGGCGGCGAGCAACTCGGCTGCGGCGCGGTCGTTGTCACCGGCGGCCTCGGCAGCTTCAGCCCTCGACCACTGCCGTGCGCCGACGGCGCCCCCGGCACCGGGATCGTCTACTTCGTCACCGACCCGGCCGAGCTGACCGATCGGGACGTGCTGATCGTCGGCGGCGGTGACTCGGCGTTCGACTGGGCGCTGGCGCTGCAGCCGTTGGCCCGTTCGGTGACCCTGGTGCACCGACGGGAGAAGTTCCGGGCGCACGCCTCGACGGTCGCCCGGGTGCTGTCGCTGCCGGTGCGGGTGGTGGTCAACGCCGAGGTCAGCCGGCTGATCGGGGACGGCACGGTGACCGGCGCCGAGGTGACCGTGCGCGGTGGTGCCACCGAGACGCTCCCGGTGGACACCGTGGTGGCAGCCCTCGGCTTCACCGCCGACCTGGGCCCACTGGCCGAGTGGGGTCTACGGCTGGACCGCCGGCACATCCTGGTGGACAGCGCGATGGCGACCAACCTGCCGAGGGTCTTCGCCGCGGGTGACATCACCGAATACCCGGGCAAGGTCCGGCTGATCGCCACCGGTTTCGGCGAGGCCGCGACGGCGGTCAACAACGCGGCCGTGGCCATCGACCCGAGCGCCCACCTGTTCCCCGGGCACTCCTCCGACGCCGGCTGA
- a CDS encoding DMT family transporter: MTAADTATPQTLSPARRITGVALASISGVAVAVQSRINGELGVRLEDGFAAAVFSFGIGLLVLLVLVPATPGGRRGLVAVRRALATGALRPWQCLGGMCGAFLVATQGLTIGSLGVAVFTVAVVAGQSGSSLAVDRAGIGPTGREPVTRWRLAGAVLTVLAVGLAVGDRLGDPGALALALLPLLAGVGIAWQQAVNGRVRAAADSALTATLVNFAVGTVTLLVAIAIDIAVRGWPAGHLPTEPWLYLGGPIGIVFIAIAAAIVRFTGVLLLGLATIAGQIVGAVLLDLLSPTAASHPGLNTLLGAALTMVAVLIAALAPPARR; the protein is encoded by the coding sequence GTGACCGCCGCCGACACGGCGACACCGCAGACCCTGTCGCCCGCCCGCCGAATCACGGGCGTCGCGCTGGCGTCGATCTCCGGGGTCGCCGTGGCGGTGCAGTCCCGCATCAACGGCGAACTGGGGGTACGCCTGGAGGACGGGTTCGCCGCCGCGGTGTTCTCGTTCGGCATCGGCCTGTTGGTGCTCCTGGTGCTGGTGCCCGCCACCCCCGGCGGGCGGCGTGGTCTGGTCGCGGTGCGGCGCGCACTCGCGACGGGCGCGCTGCGGCCGTGGCAGTGCCTCGGCGGAATGTGTGGGGCGTTCCTCGTGGCCACCCAGGGCCTCACCATCGGTTCGCTGGGTGTCGCGGTCTTCACCGTGGCGGTGGTCGCCGGCCAGTCCGGCAGCAGCCTCGCCGTGGACCGGGCCGGGATCGGGCCGACCGGCCGGGAGCCGGTCACCCGGTGGCGGCTCGCCGGTGCGGTGCTCACCGTGCTCGCGGTCGGCCTGGCGGTGGGTGACCGACTGGGCGACCCGGGCGCACTGGCGCTGGCCCTGCTACCCCTGCTCGCCGGGGTGGGCATCGCCTGGCAGCAGGCGGTCAACGGACGGGTCCGCGCGGCGGCCGACAGCGCGTTGACCGCCACGCTTGTCAACTTCGCCGTCGGCACGGTCACCCTGCTCGTCGCGATCGCGATCGACATCGCCGTACGCGGCTGGCCGGCTGGCCACCTGCCCACCGAGCCGTGGCTCTACCTGGGTGGTCCGATCGGCATCGTGTTCATCGCGATCGCCGCGGCGATCGTGCGTTTCACCGGGGTGCTGCTGCTCGGGCTGGCCACCATCGCGGGTCAGATCGTGGGGGCGGTCCTGTTGGACCTGTTGTCGCCGACAGCGGCCTCACACCCCGGCCTGAACACTCTGCTCGGTGCCGCGCTGACCATGGTGGCGGTGCTGATCGCCGCGTTGGCGCCACCCGCCCGCCGCTGA
- the glpX gene encoding class II fructose-bisphosphatase, translating to MTNTRTRIPQDLDRNLALDLVRVTEAAAMAAGRWVGRGDKEGGDGAAVDAMRKLINSIQMRGVVVIGEGEKDNAPMLFNGEHVGDGTGPEVDVAVDPVDGTTLMSKGMPNAVAVLAVSERGAMFDPSAVFYMEKLAVGPAYADVIDINAGVAENIRRIAKVKGTDVSEVTVCVLDRSRHDDLVAQIRRTGAGIRFISDGDIAGSIAAARGESDVDVLMGIGGTPEGIISACALKCMGGAMQAKLWPRDEQEREKALAAGHDLDRVLGTDDLVTGDNCFFVATGVTSGDLLRGVRYRAGGAYTQSIVMRSKSGTIRVIDSYHRLEKLALYSAVDFDGRPLAEQE from the coding sequence ATGACGAACACCAGGACGCGGATCCCACAGGATCTCGACCGAAACCTCGCCCTCGACCTGGTCCGGGTCACCGAGGCCGCGGCGATGGCCGCCGGCCGGTGGGTCGGTCGGGGCGACAAGGAGGGCGGCGACGGGGCCGCGGTCGACGCGATGCGCAAGCTGATCAACTCGATCCAGATGCGCGGTGTGGTGGTGATCGGCGAGGGCGAGAAGGACAACGCCCCGATGCTCTTCAATGGCGAGCACGTCGGCGACGGCACCGGCCCGGAGGTGGACGTCGCCGTCGACCCGGTGGACGGCACCACGCTGATGAGCAAGGGCATGCCGAACGCCGTAGCGGTGCTCGCCGTCTCCGAGCGGGGTGCGATGTTCGATCCCAGCGCCGTGTTCTACATGGAGAAGCTCGCCGTCGGGCCGGCGTACGCCGACGTGATCGACATCAACGCCGGTGTGGCGGAGAACATCCGTCGGATCGCCAAGGTCAAGGGCACCGACGTCTCCGAGGTGACGGTCTGCGTGCTGGACCGGAGCCGCCACGACGACCTGGTCGCGCAGATCCGTCGGACCGGGGCGGGCATCCGATTCATCTCCGACGGCGACATCGCGGGCTCCATCGCGGCCGCCCGGGGCGAGTCGGACGTCGACGTGCTGATGGGCATCGGCGGCACCCCCGAGGGCATCATCTCCGCCTGCGCCCTGAAATGCATGGGAGGTGCGATGCAGGCCAAGCTCTGGCCGCGCGACGAGCAGGAGCGGGAGAAGGCGCTCGCCGCCGGGCACGACCTGGACCGGGTGCTGGGCACCGATGATCTTGTCACCGGGGACAACTGCTTCTTCGTGGCGACCGGCGTCACCTCCGGGGACCTGCTGCGCGGGGTGCGCTACCGGGCCGGCGGCGCGTACACCCAGTCGATCGTGATGCGGTCGAAGAGCGGCACCATCCGGGTGATCGACTCGTACCACCGGCTGGAGAAGCTGGCGCTCTACTCCGCGGTCGACTTCGACGGTCGTCCGCTGGCCGAGCAGGAGTGA
- a CDS encoding DUF4245 domain-containing protein, translating into MEPAQPADRVPADRTPPDGQPPVDVPTGPDDAPVGNDPTPLPPVKSAKSERSPKDMAISLLVLLVPIALLLAFYRGFLGGDQATTVDPAPAIEQARAANTFPVSQPQGLGSGWSTVSARYQTVEGGANLRIGYLTPEGRGVQLLQSSVPAERLLPAELTDQGQPQGPTELAGRTWQLYTARGNQQALVLLEPTRTMIIIGDARDNELRELAGSVR; encoded by the coding sequence GTGGAGCCCGCACAGCCAGCCGACCGCGTACCCGCCGACCGCACGCCGCCCGACGGCCAGCCGCCGGTCGACGTCCCCACCGGCCCCGATGATGCGCCCGTCGGGAACGATCCGACGCCGCTACCTCCGGTGAAGTCCGCCAAATCCGAGCGGTCGCCGAAGGACATGGCGATCTCGTTGCTGGTGCTGCTCGTCCCGATCGCGCTGCTGCTGGCGTTCTACCGGGGCTTCCTCGGCGGTGACCAGGCCACGACGGTCGATCCGGCCCCGGCGATCGAGCAGGCTCGGGCGGCGAACACGTTTCCGGTGAGCCAGCCGCAGGGGCTCGGCTCCGGCTGGTCGACGGTCAGCGCCCGCTACCAGACCGTCGAGGGCGGTGCGAATCTGCGGATCGGCTATCTCACGCCGGAAGGGCGGGGCGTCCAACTCCTGCAGAGCAGCGTGCCGGCGGAGCGGCTGCTCCCCGCGGAGTTGACCGACCAGGGGCAGCCGCAGGGTCCTACCGAGCTGGCCGGCCGGACCTGGCAGCTCTACACGGCCCGGGGGAACCAGCAGGCGCTGGTCCTGCTGGAGCCGACCCGCACGATGATCATCATCGGCGATGCCCGGGACAACGAGCTACGGGAGTTGGCCGGCTCGGTGCGCTGA